The following proteins are co-located in the Solanum pennellii chromosome 1, SPENNV200 genome:
- the LOC107008079 gene encoding shaggy-related protein kinase epsilon: MNVMRRLKSIASGRSSVSDPGGDSSIKRVKVEKEVDQRVVGETQMEEGCTTTTVPKEDMASTSKETTAGSTSTMDFRLENSELDELPKEMHEMKIKDEKDDKADSLDDNLKDMEPAVVSGNGTETGQIIVTTVSGRNGQEKQTLSYMAERVVGTGSFGVVFQAKCLETGESVAIKKVLQDRRYKNRELQIMRTLDHPNVVKLRHCFYSTTEKNEVYLNLVLEYVSETVYRVSRHYSRMNQHMPNIYVQLYTYQICRALNYMHGVLGVCHRDIKPQNLLVNPHSHQLKLCDFGSAKMLVPGEPNISYICSRYYRAPELIFGATEYTTAIDMWSAGCVMAELLLGQPLFPGESGVDQLVEIIKILGTPTREEIRCMNPNYTEFKFPQIKAHPWHKIFHKRMPPEAVDLVSRLLQYSPTLRCTALEACAHPFFDSLREPNACLPNGRPLPPLFNFTPQELSGVPAELRKRLIPEHLRK; encoded by the exons ATGAATGTCATGCGTCGCCTTAAGAGCATTGCTTCTGGACGTTCTTCTGTTTCAGATCCT GGTGGTGATTCAAGCATAAAGAGGGTGAAGGTTGAGAAAGAAGTAGATCAAAGAGTGGTTGGTGAAACTCAAATGGAAGAGGGATGTACAACTACTACAGTTCCAAAGGAAGACATGGCTTCTACATCTAAGGAAACAACTGCTGGAAGTACCTCAACAATGGATTTTAGACTTGAAAATTCTGAACTTGATGAGCTTCCTAAAGAAATGCATGAAATGAAAATTAAGGATGAAAAAGATGATAAAGCAGATAGTCTAGATGATAATTTGAAG GATATGGAACCTGCTGTCGTTAGTGGAAATGGAACAGAAACTGGTCAGATTATTGTGACTACTGTGAGTGGTAGGAATGGACAAGAGAAACAG ACATTGTCTTACATGGCGGAGCGCGTGGTTGGCACTGGTTCATTTGGAGTTGTCTTTCAG GCTAAGTGCTTGGAAACTGGTGAATCTGTTGCAATAAAGAAGGTCTTACAGGATAGGAGATACAAGAACAGGGAACTTCAGATTATGCGCACACTTGATCATCCTAATGTTGTTAAACTACGACACTGCTTCTATTCTACTACTGAGAAGAATGAAGTCTACCTTAACCTTGTCCTGGAATACGTGTCTGAAACTGTTTACCGAGTATCAAGGCACTACAGCAGAATGAACCAACACATGCCCAATATATATGTGCAGCTATACACATACCAG ATATGCCGGGCTCTGAATTACATGCATGGTGTCCTTGGTGTATGCCATCGTGATATTAAACCACAGAATCTTTTG GTTAATCCCCACTCGCATCAGCTAAAGCTCTGTGATTTTGGTAGTGCAAAGATGTTG GTGCCTGGAGAGCCCAACATATCATACATTTGTTCTCGTTATTATCGGGCTCCTGAATTGATCTTTGGTGCTACTGAGTACACAACTGCAATTGACATGTGGTCTGCTGGTTGCGTTATGGCTGAGCTACTTTTGGGACAG CCTCTTTTCCCTGGAGAAAGTGGCGTTGATCAGCTGGTCGAAATCATCAAG ATATTGGGGACACCAACAAGAGAGGAGATTAGGTGCATGAATCCAAATTACACAGAGTTCAAGTTTCCCCAGATCAAAGCTCACCCATGGCACAAG ATATTTCATAAAAGAATGCCCCCTGAAGCAGTTGATTTGGTGTCGAGGCTTCTCCAATATTCTCCAACTCTACGCTGCACTGCT TTGGAAGCATGTGCACACCCTTTCTTTGATTCTTTAAGGGAACCAAATGCTTGCTTGCCAAATGGGCGACCTCTGCCTCCCCTATTCAACTTTACACCTCAAG AGCTCTCTGGTGTGCCTGCTGAACTGCGAAAGCGCCTTATTCCTGAACACTTGCGCAAGTGA